The window AAACGAACTTCTTCGCGGTGTCCAGGCCGCTCTTCTGTGTCACGGTGTCGTCGCCGTTCACGCCATTGCCGTTTTGTGTTGCGGTAGGAGCAGTGACCTTAATGGCATGGGCTGCATGGGCGTCCAGCTCGTGCAGGACCTTGTTGATGTCCGCGAGGAGCCGCTGGGCGAGGCTCCGGCTGAAGTCCTCCCTGATGACCACACGGAGGACGGCGACGTGCTCCGCATCCGGAGCCATCGTGTAGGCTGGCACGATCCAGCCGAATTTCCGCAGGTTCTCGGAGACGTCGAACACGCTGAATTTGGTGCTGTCCTTGAGCGAAGCGGCAACTAATGGCACGCCGTCCTCCTTGGACACGATGCTGAATCGGCCAGTGGCCTCCATGCCCTCCCTCAGCACGGCTGCATTTGCCTGGCAATTCTCCATGATGTGCTTGTATCCCTGTCAACAAGTCAACACGAAGACATAACTTATGATAAAATTACCAAAATTCTCTCAAGTCCTAAAATGAGGGAAAATGAACATACCTCGAAGCCAAGGCGTATCAGTTGATAGTATTGTGCAATTATCTGGCTTGCACCTGAACAAATATGGCATGTACTTAAGTTGTTGAAACGACATACAACAGAGGATTCGTGCTCAACTATAGAACAATTAATACTGACCTTTGGAAAAGTTCAGTGTAAATGTGGGCTGATCTGTCCCTAGATAGTTTATATGGAAAATGAGTTCTTCGGGCAAATCGTCTTTGCTCCGCCAAATGACCCATCCAACACCAGGGTAGACAAGGCCATACTTGTGTCCACTAACATTTATGCTCTTCACCAATGGTAGCCTGAAGTCCCACTCAAGCTCAGGATGTAGAAAAGGAGCGATAAATCCTCCACTAGCCGCATCAACATGGATTGGCACATTCCACCTGCATTATATGTATCATGTTAAAACATATGCCAACTATGTTTCATTGCTATACTTCAACAAAACAATTTAGTCAGTATCCATCACTAATTCACTATCATGCCTTAACAACAATGATGCATCTTTTCTGAACAATTTCAAGGCAATCTGCCTAATTGGGATACAACTGTCAGCAGATAAAATGCATACCCCGTTTCCTTGTTCTTTTCCACAACAAGGTCATTCAATAGTTTGACATCTTCGTACTCTCCAGTGAGAGTTGATCCCAAGATGGCTGCAACACATATAGTGTTCTCATCCACCATCTCAACGGCCTTCAAAGGATCCATTACATAGTATCCTTCAGTTAACTTGACCTCCTTCAATTCTACTTCAAAATATCTAGCAAATTTCTCCCAGCAAACCTATTAACATGAGACAGGTTACAAGAGGCACCTTTAATGTACACACTGTGGTAAAAACGAAAATATTCTACTCCACAGAACAACAACAATACCTGAACATTTGCACCAGTAACAATGTTCGGTTTGTCATATGGCTTCCCCTCCTCCTTCCTTTTATTTGCCCACTTCCTCTTGAACGCAAGGCCTGCAAGCATTATTGCTTCCGAGGATCCAACTGTTGAGACTCCAATAGCTTTCTCATCCTCGTTTATTGGTGCATTGAATAAGTGAGCAATCATATTGACACAACGGTTCTGCAAATTGCAAACACATAATTAGCAAATGCATGTACGTGCTGAAGGTTAATAACTTCTCCGTGCATTCCAATGATGCATATCAATGTAACATGTATACATATATAGGAGCAGCAGCAGGAGGAATATTAGCTAAATTACTTTTTGACTCCAAACATACCCGCTAGTCACTTGTTGTGGGACCTCCAGACCAGATATCCTACATATATATGTCGACGAAGAGAGAATGCGGTATATGTGTAACACAACATACGTGGTATAGCAACTACTACAAGAATAATACGGGCAAACATCCCAATCAAATATCTACGGTGGAATTTTATAGAAACCGGTTCAGACAGGAAATTCTCAACCAAGGGACATTTTGAACAATTTCCAGCAAGTCAAGTCAAGCCCATGTGGAAACAGCCTTGGATGCCAGGACGTCACCATACGAACAGTGTGCAATTTTTGACTTGGTATACTAAAGTGTTCGACCCGGCTTAATTTAAGGACTAATGGCGCAAATGTGACATCAATTGTGACGTCACTTACTAGTATTACTAATTGTGGCATCAATTTTGAGTAGTATTCTTAGAAGTTAAATTACCACTGCTGTTcttactactactagtactactactactactactagctGTGAACATATAAACATGTTGTGAACTGTGATCACGGACCTGGAGCTCGGTGGTGACGGGGTACTCGTCCATGTCGACGTAGTTTTTGTTGATGGAGTCCATGATGAGCTTGTCGCACTCGGGCTCCATCCACGTGGTGACGAAGGACGCAAGGTCCAGCCGTGGGTTGCCGTCCAGCATCAGCTCGTCGGTGATCATCTGGTACGCCGTCTCCTTGGGGATCGAGTTCTCCGGCATCCGGTACCTGATCGAGGCAAGAAACACCGTTCAGATGGCTCGCCTCAGCGTCGGACGATCGAATGGGTGGTCGGATTTACGGGTCTCACCTCGGGAGTTCCACGCGGGCGTAGCGCGACGAGAAGGTGTTGTACGCGGactcgccgacgccggagctcgAGTGGGAGATCACCATGGCCACCGGCGCTCACTGCTCTGCTCTCCGCTGCAcggcgtgtgtgtgtgtgtgtttttggTGCTTGTGGTGGTGAAGTGTTGGCCGTGGAGTACTACTATAAATAATGCAATAGAGAGCCGGATTAGCTCGCCGGAGTATTACCGGCATGTGTACGTGCATGGGAAGGTGAAGTTGTGCAGCTCGGCAGGTCGCTGCCAGAGTGCCAGTCAGCATCGCCATCGATCATTCTCGCTGTCGACAGCCTCGAAGGCACCAAGACAGATCGCCAAAAGGCACCAAGACAGCGGGACCTCGGCGAGGCACACGTATGCGCGCTCCGTGGCACGCGTGGCGCGGCGAGGTGGCCAGGTGATTCATGACGTTGCCATTTGTTAGTGTTTATTATGCCGGAGATAGATTCCTACGCTCTCACATGGGTGACACGCGTATCGGTCGTCAAGCTGTTCACCAAAAGAGCATCATATCTCATCTCCGGCTCTCAGCTACACTACCAACCCCAACCCGCCGAGCGTACCTAAAAGATGCCCACAAGCCCCAAGCCAACTTCTCATCTTGTTGCTCCCTATAGGCTATATTATATTTAGACAGACATTATTGCTATGCTTTTGGGCAAAAAGCTTAGACACCGACGTGGAGACGAACGGTGCACTCATCAAAGCCTTGTTTTGGGGAAAACACAGAAGATTTTTACCGATGGAAAGAATGTGGTTTCAATTTTTTCAAAACAGTTGGGACCATTATTTAACAACAGTACCCGACCAATCCCACCGAAAGTTCGCCTAAAAGATTCCCACAAACCACCTTCTCATCTTCATGATAACTATATCTTTTATTTAGCGAGACATGATTGCTAGGTTTATGGACAAAAATCTTACACACGGACGTGGACACTGACGGTGCACTCGTGAAGGCCTCTTTCTGCTAAAAATGTGGTTTCAACTATTTTAGAACAGTTGGAATCGCTATTTCAAAGCATTATGAGTGGTATTACTATAATTGAAATAAGTTATTTTTGAAGGGGAGGGTAGGTACTTGCCGGAGCAAAATCCGGCAGATCTCGGATAAGGGGTCCCGAATTGATGACCTTGGCATGATGGTAACAGGAAGTAAATGGACACATTATTTA is drawn from Triticum urartu cultivar G1812 unplaced genomic scaffold, Tu2.1 TuUngrouped_contig_4549, whole genome shotgun sequence and contains these coding sequences:
- the LOC125527987 gene encoding glutamate decarboxylase-like (The sequence of the model RefSeq protein was modified relative to this genomic sequence to represent the inferred CDS: added 54 bases not found in genome assembly) is translated as MVISHSSSGVGESAYNTFSSRYARVELPRYRMPENSIPKETAYQMITDELMLDGNPRLDLASFVTTWMEPECDKLIMDSINKNYVDMDEYPVTTELQNRCVNMIAHLFNAPINEDEKAIGVSTVGSSEAIMLAGLAFKRKWANKRKEEGKPYDKPNIVTGANVQVCWEKFARYFEVELKEVKLTEGYYVMDPLKAVEMVDENTICVAAILGSTLTGEYEDVKLLNDLVVEKNKETGWNVPIHVDAASGGFIAPFLHPELEWDFRLPLVKSINVSGHKYGLVYPGVGWVIWRSKDDLPEELIFHINYLGTDQPTFTLNFSKGASQIIAQYYQLIRLGFEGYKHIMENCQANAAVLREGMEATGRFSIVSKEDGVPLVAASLKDSTKFSVFDVSENLRKFGWIVPAYTMAPDAEHVAVLRVVIREDFSRSLAQRLLADINKVLHELDAHAAHAIKVTAPTATQNGNGVNGDDTVTQKSGLDTAKKFVAACISLVKKNKKTGVC